The genome window ATGATCGGTCAAAGGTTACGTCATCGCAACATATCACAATTCCCATTACTATCAGTCAGTTAATGACCATGTGCAGTACTTTGGCATCGTTGTTCTTCTATTCTATCTAACCACTCACGTATCTCGTTCTGCTCGCTCCTGCACCTGGGCTTTTATGGAGAGGATCGCTCATAGACCACAGAAAATTGTTTCTTGAGATCGCACGTAGACCAAGATCCTTTAAAGAAATAATAAATCAAATACAATAACTTAAAGACATACCTATCTAGAAGAGGATCACTCCTAGACCATAGAAATTTGCTTTTAGAGATCGCTCGTAGACCTTAGGTCGCTGAATCGCAAGGGGGTCGATGAGAATAGGACATCGTTGTTTCTCTTGACCTCTCGATCATGAAAGTGGCGTCCTCTGGTATCGTTGTTTTCCTTGACCTCTAAGATATATTTTTGAATCGTTACCCAACGATGTTTATGATCGATCAAAGGTTACGTGATCGTAAAATATTATAATTTCTATTATTATCAGTGAGTTAATGAGTATTTATAGTACTTTGGTATAGTTGTTCTTCTATTCTCTCTAACCACTCACGTATCTCGTTCTGCTCGCTCCTGCACCTCGGCTTTTATGGATACGATCGCTCGTAGACCACAGAAAATTGCTTCTTGATATCGCACGTAGACCAAGATCCTTTTTAAGAAATAATAACTTAAATACAATAGGTTATGGTCGCATCCATCAGGAGAGGATCACTCCTAGACCATAGAAATTTGCTTTTAGAGATCGCTCGTAGACCTTAGGTCGCTGAATCGAAAGGGGTTCGATGAGAATTGGACATCGTTGTTTCTCTTGACCTCTCGATCATGAAAGTGGCATCCATTCGCATAGCAATTATAACTATCCACTTTTTCTTTCAGAACAGCGTCGTATACACTAGGGTTCTATTACTTCGTTCTGAGAAGGATACTCATGAAAGCTCGCATTGGGGTTGCATCGGAAGATCTCATTCGTAGGCATATGATTAATTTGGCCGCAGGCAACATTAACTATAGCAAGAATCTCCCCACTTTTTGGTTCACGTCACTAAATGAAGCTTCAAAGCTACTATGTAATGAGAATATCGAATTAATGCTTCTGATCAGTAGAGAAAAGCCTGAAAATCTAGCTGAGCTTGCAGAGATTAGCGGTCATCATATCCGCGAACTCTCACGAACACTCGATGACTTATCATCAAAAGGATTCATCCAGTTCGTGGAAAAAGGCAGCGCTTGCCTCCCTATTGCTGTATTTACTGACTTTGAGATTATTCTCGGCAAAGAATTAGAGAATACACTGCAAGAAAGCTATTGTGCATGATGTCCACCACTCGTTTCTGCGGCGCATGCCGCTTACTTAGCACAGCTTTATGCTGTGCAGACTCGAATGGTGATTGTTCTTAATACT of Vibrio zhugei contains these proteins:
- a CDS encoding transcriptional regulator; translated protein: MKARIGVASEDLIRRHMINLAAGNINYSKNLPTFWFTSLNEASKLLCNENIELMLLISREKPENLAELAEISGHHIRELSRTLDDLSSKGFIQFVEKGSACLPIAVFTDFEIILGKELENTLQESYCA